In the genome of Apostichopus japonicus isolate 1M-3 chromosome 15, ASM3797524v1, whole genome shotgun sequence, one region contains:
- the LOC139981693 gene encoding synaptosomal-associated protein 29-like, whose translation MNPFSSDGRDDFANYNFDGSSSGNVDTSGFGTYDFEDDNKTNAKVHLQQQIEQKKKNILDSSNRSLGLVYESEDIGNETAQELMSQGEQLRRTERRLDKIDSDLTASQRHITSIKSVFGGFRNYFSRKNENVEPVAEERESKLKSYLDKNQSNDQRDEERRKERMENHPGMRNLPYNQQKQQRSQQSGMAAFDSQLDENLDELSSGLSRLKGLASGLGSELDDQNADIERITGKTNRVDNKIDKTNMDVKRLLRR comes from the exons ATGAATCCATTCTCATCGGACGGCAGAGACGATTTTGCTAATTATAACTTTGACGGCAGTAGTTCTGGAAATGTCGACACCTCTGGTTTTGGCACGTATGACTTTGAAGATGATAACAAAACAAACGCCAAGGTTCATCTCCAGCAGCAAATagaacagaagaaaaagaacatATTAGACAGCTCGAATCGCTCGTTAGGCTTGGTCTACGAATCAGAAGATATAGGCAACGAAACAGCACAA GAACTTATGAGCCAAGGTGAGCAGCTGAGAAGAACGGAACGGAGACTGGACAAGATAGACAGCGACCTAACCGCATCTCAGCGACACATAACGTCCATCAAGAGTGTGTTCGGGGGGTTTAGAAACTATTTCAGCCGCAAGAACGAGAACGTGGAACCGGTGGccgaagagagagagagcaagCTGAAGTCATACCTTGATAAAAATCAGTCCAATGATCAGAGAGATGAagagaggaggaaggagaggatgGAAAACCATCCAGGGATGAGGAACCTACCTTACAATCAACAGAAGCAACAGCGCAGTCAGCAGTCCGGCATGGCTGCTTTTGATTCCCAGCTGGATGAAAATCTAG ATGAACTATCTTCAGGCTTGTCTCGGTTAAAGGGGCTAGCCTCGGGTCTGGGCAGCGAGCTAGACGACCAGAACGCCGACATCGAAAGAATAACCGGAAAAACCAACAGAGTAGACAACAAGATAGACAAGACCAACATGGATGTCAAACGGCTTCTTAGGCGGTGA